A single region of the Methanomassiliicoccales archaeon genome encodes:
- a CDS encoding HAMP domain-containing sensor histidine kinase — MKDEMTSMERVLADLALGSVIDNLIRNARVHGKATKVDFVIETIGPYTELRVEDDGKGVPEGIRGRIFHEGYRFGETKGTGLGLYLVQKTMERYGGKIRVENTVPRGATFVLSFPRMESFPG, encoded by the coding sequence ATGAAAGATGAGATGACCTCCATGGAGCGGGTCCTGGCCGATCTTGCATTGGGGTCTGTCATAGACAATCTAATCCGCAACGCCAGGGTGCATGGAAAAGCGACGAAGGTGGATTTCGTCATCGAGACCATTGGCCCCTACACCGAGCTGCGGGTCGAAGATGATGGCAAGGGTGTTCCAGAGGGGATCAGGGGAAGGATCTTCCACGAGGGCTACCGCTTTGGAGAGACCAAGGGCACCGGGCTAGGTCTGTACCTGGTCCAGAAGACGATGGAAAGATATGGTGGAAAGATACGAGTGGAGAACACCGTGCCCCGTGGGGCCACGTTCGTGCTCTCCTTCCCCCGAATGGAGAGCTTTCCGGGCTGA
- the polX gene encoding DNA polymerase/3'-5' exonuclease PolX — MRNSEVTRVLYEVADILELQGVQFKPTAYRKAARNIESLTKELEEIRKEGGLREIPGVGEAIAKKIEEMLSTGHIRYLDELKEAFPAGLLQIIDVPDIGPKTAMHLYRELKITNLADLKHAAEQHQIRELKGFGERSEERVLHGIALLERRSGRMLLGYAYPVAEGMVEYIRRKASLEKVSLGGSLRRMKETIGDIDILAGSNDPQWVMDIFTTHPQVEEVVERGQTKASVRLREGVQVDLRVVEEVQYGAALQYFTGSKDHNVALRQMAIDRGLKLNEYGLFRKDSNEVVAREGEEDIYHALGLEIMPPEMRENRGEIQASIAHRLPSLVGLNDVRGDLHVHTLASDGNATIEEIAYVCKRKGYEYVGITDHSEALKVANGLSVERLRGNMDIARNVSSLVEVKVLIGAEVEILESGKLDYPDDVLRELDFVVGAVHSKFTMPEKEMTERVLTALSNDNMTILAHPTGRVLEQREPYALDMDRVMQAAKDHEVCLELNAFPERLDLNDIYCRKAKEMGVRVAISTDSHSIAQLDNMRYGVATARRGWLEAQDVLNTMGLVSLADFLSH; from the coding sequence ATGAGGAATTCCGAAGTGACCCGGGTTCTTTACGAGGTGGCGGATATCCTCGAGCTACAGGGAGTGCAGTTCAAGCCCACCGCCTACCGCAAGGCCGCGCGCAACATTGAATCGCTGACCAAAGAGCTGGAGGAGATTCGGAAGGAGGGCGGATTGCGCGAGATACCGGGGGTAGGGGAGGCCATAGCCAAGAAGATCGAGGAGATGCTTTCCACCGGCCACATTCGCTATCTCGACGAGCTCAAAGAGGCGTTCCCTGCCGGACTGCTGCAGATCATCGATGTGCCGGACATCGGGCCGAAGACGGCCATGCACCTGTACAGGGAGCTGAAGATCACCAACCTGGCGGATCTCAAACATGCTGCGGAGCAGCACCAGATCCGGGAGCTTAAGGGGTTCGGGGAGCGGTCCGAAGAGCGCGTTCTTCATGGAATAGCTCTGCTGGAGAGACGCAGCGGACGCATGCTGCTTGGATACGCCTATCCGGTGGCCGAGGGCATGGTGGAGTACATCCGCAGGAAGGCGAGCCTGGAGAAGGTGAGCTTGGGTGGCAGCCTCCGCCGCATGAAGGAGACCATCGGGGACATCGACATCTTGGCGGGCAGCAACGACCCGCAATGGGTGATGGACATCTTCACCACCCATCCCCAGGTGGAGGAGGTCGTGGAACGAGGGCAGACAAAAGCCAGCGTCCGCCTTCGCGAGGGGGTGCAAGTGGATCTGCGGGTGGTGGAGGAAGTCCAATATGGCGCTGCCCTGCAGTACTTCACCGGCTCCAAGGACCATAATGTGGCCTTACGACAAATGGCCATCGATCGGGGGCTCAAGCTCAACGAGTACGGCCTATTTAGGAAGGACTCGAACGAGGTGGTCGCCCGGGAAGGAGAGGAGGATATTTACCATGCCCTGGGGCTGGAGATCATGCCGCCCGAGATGCGCGAGAACCGGGGCGAGATCCAGGCTTCGATCGCGCACCGCCTACCGAGCCTGGTAGGACTGAATGACGTCCGCGGCGATCTCCACGTGCACACCCTTGCCAGCGATGGGAACGCCACCATCGAGGAGATCGCCTATGTCTGCAAGCGCAAAGGCTACGAGTACGTAGGGATCACGGACCACTCAGAGGCGCTCAAGGTCGCCAATGGACTATCCGTGGAGCGCTTGCGAGGGAACATGGACATCGCCCGCAACGTCTCCAGCCTGGTGGAGGTGAAGGTGCTCATCGGGGCGGAGGTGGAGATATTGGAAAGCGGGAAGCTCGACTATCCAGATGACGTTCTCAGGGAGCTTGATTTCGTGGTGGGGGCGGTGCACTCCAAGTTCACCATGCCGGAGAAGGAGATGACCGAGCGCGTTCTGACCGCTCTGTCCAATGACAACATGACCATACTGGCACATCCGACCGGTCGGGTGCTGGAGCAGCGGGAACCATATGCGCTGGACATGGACCGGGTGATGCAGGCGGCCAAGGACCATGAGGTCTGTCTGGAGCTCAACGCTTTCCCTGAGAGGCTGGACCTGAACGATATCTACTGCAGAAAGGCCAAGGAGATGGGGGTGAGGGTGGCTATAAGCACAGACTCGCACTCCATCGCGCAGCTGGACAATATGCGCTACGGGGTGGCTACCGCCAGAAGAGGTTGGCTGGAAGCCCAGGACGTGCTGAACACCATGGGGTTGGTCTCCTTGGCGGATTTCCTCAGCCATTGA
- a CDS encoding RuBisCO large subunit C-terminal-like domain-containing protein, whose translation MEYCEKYLHLGERLDPDRHVVCTYKVRTDLPMKQAAAAIATEQSTGTWTGVSTLTEKVFEAYGAKVIDIKGDMAVIAYPVEDFSLDVGGVPQILSVISGNLFGLDALKGVRLEDCAFPPCILKEFKGPKFGVEGMRRILKRPTKPLVGTIVKPKIGLPPSGYANYIYESGMGGLTNGKDDETLVNQRFCPLEERVVAVAEAIDRVKQETGHVIIHAINVSTRGDEILEVAERAQQLGAKELMVDVLTSGFAAVQALAEDPSIKVPIHVHRTMHAAFTRSKEHGVAWSVMAQLVRMCGGDALHIGTYGVGKMQGDPREDLASQHACQNKMGKLRPVMCVASGGVHPALVHKIIHIAGKNVQIQAGGGVAGHPMGVRGGAKAMVQAVDAAVAGIDLEKYAKGHEELRLALQKWG comes from the coding sequence ATGGAATACTGTGAGAAATACCTTCATTTGGGGGAGAGGCTGGACCCGGATCGGCATGTTGTTTGCACCTACAAAGTGAGAACGGACCTGCCCATGAAACAGGCCGCGGCGGCCATCGCCACGGAGCAATCGACCGGCACGTGGACGGGGGTGAGCACTCTTACGGAGAAGGTGTTCGAAGCCTATGGCGCGAAGGTCATCGATATCAAAGGGGACATGGCGGTCATCGCCTACCCAGTGGAGGATTTCAGCCTGGATGTCGGAGGCGTGCCACAGATACTGAGCGTCATCTCCGGCAACCTCTTCGGCCTGGACGCGCTCAAGGGAGTGAGGCTGGAGGACTGCGCGTTCCCCCCTTGCATCCTAAAGGAGTTCAAGGGCCCCAAGTTCGGAGTGGAGGGGATGCGCCGGATCCTCAAGCGACCCACCAAGCCGCTGGTAGGGACGATCGTCAAGCCCAAGATCGGATTGCCGCCGAGCGGATACGCGAACTACATCTACGAATCGGGCATGGGCGGCCTGACCAACGGCAAGGACGACGAGACGCTCGTGAACCAGAGGTTCTGCCCCCTGGAGGAAAGGGTAGTGGCCGTCGCCGAGGCCATCGACCGGGTGAAGCAGGAGACCGGGCACGTGATCATCCACGCCATCAACGTCTCCACCCGAGGGGACGAGATCTTGGAGGTGGCCGAGAGGGCACAGCAGCTCGGGGCCAAGGAGCTCATGGTGGATGTGCTCACCTCCGGCTTCGCTGCCGTCCAGGCTTTGGCCGAGGACCCATCCATTAAGGTGCCGATCCACGTTCACCGCACCATGCACGCCGCTTTCACGCGCAGCAAGGAGCATGGGGTGGCTTGGAGCGTCATGGCGCAGCTCGTCCGCATGTGCGGCGGGGACGCGCTGCACATCGGCACCTATGGGGTGGGCAAGATGCAAGGCGATCCCAGGGAGGACCTGGCCTCGCAGCACGCCTGCCAGAACAAGATGGGAAAGCTGAGACCAGTGATGTGCGTCGCCTCGGGGGGCGTGCATCCCGCCCTAGTGCACAAGATCATCCACATCGCCGGAAAGAACGTACAGATCCAGGCAGGAGGGGGCGTCGCCGGACATCCTATGGGGGTGCGAGGTGGGGCAAAGGCCATGGTGCAGGCGGTGGATGCCGCCGTCGCGGGCATTGACCTGGAGAAATACGCCAAGGGGCATGAGGAGCTCCGTCTGGCGCTGCAGAAATGGGGTTGA
- a CDS encoding ribose 1,5-bisphosphate isomerase, translating to MGAEDVAAAIRRMEIRGAAEIARKSAEALKQEALEFHGNDLNEFRRYLDAGRETLLSSRPTAVSLWNGVQSVFKNTSEAKEVEDLRRRVIKNADDFILRSKEAVEIIGRFGARRIRDGDKILTHCNSKAALAVIIQAHKEGKHIEVFATESRPWRQGLLTIKDLGKEGIGTTLIVDSAARWLMKRIDAVVVGADTVCSNGAVVNKIGTSQIALSAHEARVPVMVCAETFKFSTRTMYGELVEIEERESEEIVRSDEVPPGTKVLNPVFDATPPEYIDAIITEAGVISPYAAYEIIVKELGQGSLFGSQEGKGR from the coding sequence TTGGGAGCAGAGGACGTCGCGGCGGCCATCAGGCGCATGGAGATCCGTGGGGCAGCGGAAATCGCCAGGAAGAGCGCAGAGGCTCTCAAGCAAGAGGCTCTGGAGTTCCACGGCAACGATCTGAACGAGTTCCGCCGCTACCTGGACGCGGGAAGAGAGACGCTGCTGTCCTCCCGTCCCACCGCCGTTTCGCTATGGAATGGCGTCCAGTCGGTATTCAAGAACACCTCGGAGGCGAAGGAAGTAGAGGACCTGAGGCGCCGAGTGATCAAGAACGCGGATGATTTCATCCTCCGATCCAAGGAGGCAGTGGAGATCATCGGTCGTTTCGGAGCACGGAGGATCAGGGATGGGGACAAGATCCTCACTCATTGCAACAGCAAGGCCGCTCTGGCCGTGATCATCCAGGCCCATAAGGAAGGCAAGCACATCGAGGTCTTCGCCACCGAGTCGAGGCCGTGGAGACAGGGGCTGCTGACCATCAAGGACCTCGGCAAAGAGGGCATCGGAACCACGCTCATAGTGGATAGTGCGGCCCGCTGGCTGATGAAACGCATCGATGCCGTGGTGGTGGGGGCGGACACGGTCTGCTCCAATGGCGCGGTGGTGAATAAGATCGGCACGTCGCAGATCGCGCTATCCGCACATGAGGCGCGCGTCCCCGTCATGGTCTGCGCGGAGACGTTCAAATTCTCCACTCGCACGATGTACGGCGAACTGGTGGAGATCGAGGAACGCGAGTCCGAGGAGATCGTCCGGTCCGATGAGGTTCCGCCTGGGACCAAGGTGCTCAATCCGGTCTTCGACGCCACGCCTCCGGAGTACATCGACGCCATCATCACCGAGGCGGGCGTCATCTCGCCCTACGCGGCATACGAGATCATAGTCAAGGAGCTCGGTCAGGGATCTCTTTTCGGGAGCCAAGAAGGCAAAGGGCGATAG
- a CDS encoding MFS transporter — protein MEERNGMTFWSSAFGGHFDRRLWVLFVGRIISATGFSIVMPFLSIYFHSSLGISMTSIGLVFLISSVAGAMGQLIGGEIADRFGRRNVMIASMGSRAMVFVLISVVIASTNSFLLIALLVVCSNILGSLFEPASNAMVADLCEPSRRLEAYGLLRIGQNLGWTMGPLLGGLLAIMGYSSLFLLTAMTSAIAAFIILFMVSESIRSSFRRNDYSVSDLLDIRKDRNFAAFCFISVLLFLVVAQMSSVYSVYSQSVVGIHIYEVGYLYAINGIMVVFLQMPVARFIARYRMTTAIAWGAVLYAIGYFAVAFSYDFFTLAICMVVISMGEIVTSPSSMNLVANMSPENERGRYMGVFGLFQSFGWSMGPFVGGLFMDAFVKVPYLLWGGISMFALASAVGYLALRKQMPEEKDRVGMKMVKT, from the coding sequence GTGGAGGAGAGGAACGGGATGACATTTTGGAGCTCGGCGTTCGGGGGTCATTTCGACCGGAGGCTCTGGGTCCTATTCGTGGGCCGCATCATCTCCGCCACGGGCTTCTCCATCGTCATGCCCTTCCTCTCCATATACTTCCACTCCTCCCTGGGCATATCCATGACCAGCATCGGGCTGGTCTTCCTCATCTCATCCGTCGCGGGGGCGATGGGGCAGCTCATCGGTGGCGAGATCGCGGACCGTTTTGGCAGGCGGAACGTGATGATCGCCTCCATGGGCAGCCGGGCCATGGTCTTCGTGCTGATCAGCGTGGTCATCGCCTCCACCAACTCCTTCTTGCTCATCGCGTTGCTGGTGGTCTGCAGCAACATCCTGGGTTCGCTATTCGAGCCGGCCTCGAACGCCATGGTGGCCGACCTGTGCGAGCCCAGCCGTCGGCTGGAGGCATACGGGCTGCTGCGCATCGGTCAGAACCTGGGCTGGACCATGGGCCCATTGCTGGGAGGGCTACTGGCGATAATGGGCTACTCTTCCCTCTTCCTGCTCACCGCCATGACCTCTGCCATCGCGGCCTTCATCATCCTCTTCATGGTGAGCGAGTCCATCCGGTCGAGCTTCAGGCGCAACGACTACAGCGTGTCCGATCTGCTGGACATCCGGAAGGATAGGAATTTCGCCGCCTTCTGCTTCATCTCGGTCCTGCTCTTCCTGGTGGTGGCGCAGATGTCCTCGGTGTACTCAGTGTACTCGCAAAGCGTGGTTGGCATCCATATCTACGAGGTAGGTTACCTATACGCCATCAACGGCATCATGGTGGTCTTCTTGCAGATGCCCGTGGCTCGCTTCATCGCGAGATACCGTATGACTACGGCAATCGCTTGGGGAGCGGTGCTCTACGCCATCGGCTATTTCGCGGTGGCGTTCTCCTATGACTTCTTCACCTTGGCCATTTGCATGGTGGTCATCAGCATGGGCGAGATCGTCACCTCGCCCTCTTCCATGAACTTGGTGGCGAACATGTCCCCGGAGAACGAGCGTGGCCGGTACATGGGGGTTTTCGGTCTGTTCCAGTCGTTCGGTTGGAGCATGGGACCGTTCGTCGGCGGACTGTTCATGGACGCCTTCGTGAAGGTGCCCTACCTGCTCTGGGGCGGGATATCGATGTTCGCCCTAGCCAGCGCGGTAGGCTATCTGGCCCTGAGGAAGCAGATGCCCGAAGAAAAGGACCGAGTGGGCATGAAGATGGTCAAGACCTAG
- a CDS encoding cobalamin-dependent protein (Presence of a B(12) (cobalamin)-binding domain implies dependence on cobalamin itself, in one of its several forms, or in some unusual lineages, dependence on a cobalamin-like analog.) encodes MELEDALISVDEARAERVVNKALQTMTPLECAEKVISPALRDIGNGWQEGTIALSQIYMGGRICEKILDKYLPLARQIRKTQPRLAIANLEDHHDLGQKIVYSVVRAGGFDIMNYKRQDAKGLAEMASKDKVDVLFVSTLMLRAALKVKELRQQLTSKGSNVKIVVGGAPFVFDHAL; translated from the coding sequence ATGGAGCTGGAGGACGCCCTAATCTCCGTAGACGAGGCGAGGGCAGAGAGAGTCGTGAACAAGGCATTGCAGACCATGACCCCCCTGGAGTGTGCGGAGAAAGTGATATCCCCAGCGTTGCGCGACATCGGCAATGGCTGGCAGGAAGGAACTATCGCCCTTTCGCAGATCTACATGGGGGGCCGGATCTGCGAGAAGATCCTGGACAAGTACCTCCCCCTGGCCAGGCAGATTCGCAAGACCCAGCCACGGCTGGCCATCGCCAACCTCGAAGACCACCATGATCTAGGTCAGAAGATCGTCTATTCGGTGGTGAGGGCCGGGGGATTCGATATCATGAACTACAAACGCCAGGACGCAAAAGGGTTGGCGGAAATGGCCTCTAAGGACAAAGTGGATGTGCTATTCGTTTCCACGCTGATGCTCCGCGCCGCCTTGAAAGTGAAGGAGTTGCGGCAGCAATTGACCAGCAAGGGAAGCAACGTTAAGATCGTAGTGGGAGGGGCGCCGTTCGTTTTCGACCATGCGCTCTAG
- a CDS encoding AMP phosphorylase — translation MKLKAKYIDMDTGEITTLLHVEDCLEMGVHEQDRVRVKHEDSTVTAIVQTTDTFLMKGEVGLLGRAFQYIGPEAGELLDVTPTGKPESVDYIRKKMDGLELTTEEIRALVSDIVTRSLSSVELAFYVTALHINGMNIRETADLTLAMVETGETIQFDRSPVFDFHSVGGVPGNKVTLIVVPIVAAAGLLIPKTSSRAISSAAGTADVVEAFALVDFSAHELKQIAESTGGIMAWGGGLNLAPADDVIIRVEYPLGVDPHAQLLASVMSKKKAVNADFLLVDIPMGNGTKVPTMEMAKTYARDFIELGERLGIKVECAITYGGQPVGRAIGPALEAREAIQVLEGSKTPNSVVEKALGLSGILLEMGGIPKGEDRAREILVSGKALEKFREIVAAQGGNPNIRSDDLVPGKLTFDVLAKKSGYVNAINNKQLVKIARASGAPKDKGAGVYIHKKEGSKVDAGEALLTIHSENDAKLQEAIGLSRKLEPITTEGMVLARLPGFRNVRV, via the coding sequence ATGAAGCTCAAGGCCAAATACATCGACATGGACACGGGCGAGATCACCACCCTCCTTCACGTGGAAGATTGCCTGGAAATGGGCGTGCACGAACAGGACCGGGTCCGGGTGAAGCATGAGGATTCCACCGTGACGGCGATAGTGCAGACCACGGACACTTTCCTCATGAAAGGGGAAGTGGGCCTCCTGGGAAGGGCGTTCCAGTACATCGGGCCGGAGGCGGGCGAGCTGCTAGATGTGACCCCGACCGGCAAGCCGGAATCGGTGGACTACATCCGCAAGAAGATGGACGGGCTCGAGCTAACCACCGAGGAGATACGCGCTCTCGTCTCAGACATCGTTACTCGGTCATTGTCAAGCGTGGAACTGGCCTTCTACGTCACCGCCCTGCACATCAACGGCATGAACATCCGGGAGACGGCGGACCTGACCCTGGCCATGGTGGAGACCGGCGAGACCATCCAGTTCGACCGCTCCCCGGTCTTCGACTTCCATTCCGTGGGTGGAGTGCCAGGGAACAAGGTGACGCTGATCGTTGTTCCGATCGTGGCCGCGGCGGGACTGCTCATACCAAAGACCTCTTCTCGAGCGATAAGCTCCGCCGCCGGTACCGCGGATGTTGTAGAGGCGTTCGCCTTGGTGGACTTCAGCGCGCACGAACTCAAACAAATCGCGGAGAGCACGGGAGGCATCATGGCCTGGGGAGGGGGACTGAACCTAGCCCCAGCGGACGACGTCATCATCCGGGTGGAATATCCCTTGGGAGTGGACCCGCACGCTCAGCTTCTGGCATCGGTCATGTCCAAGAAGAAGGCGGTGAACGCCGATTTCCTGCTGGTTGACATCCCCATGGGCAACGGGACCAAGGTGCCGACCATGGAAATGGCCAAGACTTACGCCCGAGACTTCATCGAGCTTGGAGAGAGGCTGGGCATCAAGGTGGAATGCGCCATCACTTATGGTGGGCAACCGGTAGGTCGGGCCATCGGACCGGCCTTGGAGGCACGCGAGGCGATCCAGGTCCTGGAAGGCTCCAAGACGCCCAACAGCGTGGTGGAGAAGGCCCTCGGCCTCTCCGGCATACTGCTGGAGATGGGCGGCATTCCCAAGGGCGAGGATAGAGCAAGGGAGATCCTCGTCTCCGGAAAGGCACTGGAGAAGTTCAGGGAGATCGTGGCCGCGCAAGGCGGGAACCCGAACATCAGATCCGATGACCTGGTGCCAGGCAAGCTCACCTTCGACGTATTGGCAAAGAAGTCCGGCTACGTCAATGCCATCAACAACAAGCAGCTGGTGAAGATCGCCCGAGCCTCCGGAGCGCCGAAGGACAAGGGTGCCGGGGTCTACATTCACAAGAAAGAGGGTAGCAAGGTGGATGCTGGCGAGGCACTGCTGACCATCCATTCGGAGAACGACGCCAAGCTGCAGGAGGCCATCGGGCTGTCGAGGAAGCTGGAACCGATCACCACCGAAGGCATGGTGCTCGCGCGGTTGCCTGGCTTCAGGAACGTTCGCGTCTAG